A section of the Leptospira kobayashii genome encodes:
- a CDS encoding SpoIIE family protein phosphatase yields the protein MDGSKDWKEVRSFPIWLNQFYPSSESSANYTLSTRFDVPDEYFENEIQMGIRMGEIGEVFTIYVNGEKITSDGIFENGQIRFHRTIRGQVYHLPKKFLRPKNNLLVLHIIGDPRYDHTGLYLTRGYEIGYYDDLKYEAQDRTSLGLIAVYIAIGMYHFFLFLKRRKELHNLFFCGFAIGAGIYFFTRTNEIFELGLDSEITQKTELIILYLFVSCYYLFFSYLYFSSVNRYLKTLFYFNISLALITVFPPLYICEYILRLWQLSAVLFVLPAVVYLLYKGVKTNASYSKNLLFGSIALILTAMFDILDSVVFNTGIAISKYSFFIYMLGIATVLADKFTELHRQTEILNATLEQKVIERTKELSRSLDSIQELKAQQDGDYFLTSLLLRPLGSNLSKNQDVKIEFLIQQKKKFQFKQWNSEIGGDLCVTHSVSLKNKNYTVFVNADAMGKSIQGAGGVLVLGSVFAAIVERTKMSTLTSNVYPERWLKNSFLELQKVFETFDGSMLVSLVLGLVDDSTGTVYYINAEHPSLVLYRDGIAEFLDREMQLRKLGIRITEGNLSVRIFAMKPGDILISGSDGRDDLLIGTEGENKRIINEDETKFLQFVEKGDGNLNNIAEHIQKFGDLTDDLSLLRIEYCPENSISLDLRPMWKDAVALHKKKLFKESLQVCEEISKYFPEETRALFLASLNKYHMGDWNDSADMAERVRLREPDNLKVLLNLTFIHIKLKNWNRANVILGEARKLSPDHKRIHQLDRFLEKQGKPIAPPEHWA from the coding sequence ATGGACGGTTCGAAGGATTGGAAAGAAGTTCGATCGTTTCCGATTTGGTTGAACCAGTTTTATCCTTCTTCCGAATCCTCGGCAAACTATACCCTTTCTACACGATTTGATGTACCTGATGAATATTTCGAAAACGAAATTCAGATGGGAATCCGGATGGGGGAAATCGGCGAAGTTTTTACCATTTATGTCAATGGTGAAAAAATTACCTCGGACGGGATTTTCGAAAACGGGCAAATCCGTTTTCATAGAACCATCAGAGGGCAAGTATATCACCTTCCTAAAAAATTTCTAAGACCGAAAAACAATCTACTCGTATTACATATAATAGGTGATCCAAGATACGATCATACGGGGCTCTATTTAACTCGGGGTTATGAAATCGGGTATTACGATGATCTGAAATACGAAGCTCAGGACCGAACTTCCCTGGGATTGATTGCGGTTTATATCGCTATCGGCATGTATCATTTTTTTCTATTTCTCAAAAGAAGAAAAGAGCTTCATAATTTGTTTTTCTGCGGGTTTGCGATCGGGGCCGGGATTTATTTTTTTACAAGGACAAATGAGATCTTTGAACTGGGTCTTGATTCCGAAATAACCCAAAAAACAGAGCTCATCATTCTCTACCTTTTCGTTTCCTGCTATTATTTGTTTTTTTCCTATCTTTATTTCAGCTCCGTAAATCGTTATTTAAAAACCTTATTCTATTTTAATATCAGTTTGGCGCTCATTACCGTTTTCCCTCCTCTTTACATTTGTGAATATATACTTCGTCTATGGCAGCTCTCCGCTGTTCTTTTCGTTTTGCCAGCGGTAGTGTATTTACTTTACAAAGGTGTAAAAACAAACGCAAGTTATTCGAAAAATCTTTTATTCGGATCAATTGCATTGATTTTGACGGCAATGTTCGATATTCTCGACTCGGTTGTTTTTAATACGGGAATTGCCATCTCAAAATATTCCTTTTTCATCTATATGTTGGGGATTGCGACTGTCCTTGCGGACAAATTCACCGAATTGCACAGACAAACGGAAATTCTGAATGCCACTCTCGAGCAAAAAGTAATCGAAAGAACCAAGGAACTTTCCAGGAGTTTGGATAGCATCCAGGAGCTGAAGGCACAACAGGATGGAGATTATTTTCTTACTTCGCTTTTATTACGCCCATTAGGTTCCAATCTTTCTAAGAACCAAGATGTCAAAATCGAATTTCTAATTCAGCAGAAAAAGAAATTTCAATTCAAACAATGGAATTCCGAAATCGGAGGAGACCTTTGCGTTACTCATTCGGTAAGTTTGAAAAACAAAAATTATACGGTCTTTGTAAATGCGGATGCTATGGGGAAATCCATTCAAGGGGCAGGTGGGGTCCTCGTTCTCGGTTCCGTATTTGCAGCCATAGTGGAACGAACTAAAATGTCCACACTCACTTCCAATGTTTATCCGGAAAGATGGCTTAAAAATTCATTTTTGGAATTGCAGAAGGTTTTTGAAACTTTCGACGGAAGCATGCTTGTATCGCTTGTTCTCGGTTTGGTGGACGATTCCACCGGAACAGTTTATTATATCAATGCGGAACATCCCAGTTTGGTATTGTACAGAGACGGAATCGCTGAATTTTTAGATCGGGAAATGCAGCTTCGCAAATTGGGGATTCGAATCACCGAAGGAAACCTAAGCGTTCGTATTTTTGCAATGAAACCGGGAGATATTTTGATTTCCGGCTCCGACGGAAGAGACGACCTACTTATCGGGACGGAAGGGGAAAACAAAAGGATCATCAACGAAGATGAAACCAAGTTTCTGCAATTTGTGGAAAAAGGGGATGGCAACCTCAATAATATAGCGGAACACATTCAAAAATTCGGAGATCTTACTGACGATCTTTCTCTACTTCGTATCGAGTATTGTCCCGAAAATTCGATTTCACTGGACCTTCGTCCCATGTGGAAGGATGCAGTTGCATTGCATAAAAAAAAGCTGTTTAAAGAATCGCTTCAGGTATGTGAGGAAATCAGTAAATATTTTCCGGAAGAAACCAGAGCATTATTTCTCGCTTCGTTGAACAAGTATCATATGGGGGATTGGAATGATTCCGCAGACATGGCGGAGAGAGTCCGACTGAGAGAACCTGACAATCTAAAGGTGCTTCTCAACTTGACTTTCATTCATATCAAACTGAAAAACTGGAATCGGGCCAACGTGATTTTGGGAGAAGCTAGAAAATTATCACCGGATCATAAACGAATCCATCAATTGGATCGTTTTTTGGAAAAACAAGGAAAACCGATTGCTCCTCCCGAACATTGGGCTTAG
- a CDS encoding peptidoglycan DD-metalloendopeptidase family protein codes for MEETYSTTTYERLLISQLRWKKRILKLLDKGKRKVSFVLIPNNEKALFQVEISLGMLVFLSALSSALVGLSLVFLVYFSFIYQPNLSLEKRTETQLTSFLFYDLLSQDLTESVKDLEGATEDLNLLAWDQIPEKEMITQDYLLKEEFEKDETQLDSNLNLYKEVVTTYKEFGVRLGNLVPNFQNAIDYLSMRESIFYSMPRGRPLKPGVGVVTSTFGYRSDPFGILPVGEYHSGIDFAAGEGTPIYATGPGVIGDVDAAAGGLGRSVRINHENGFFTLYGHCSQVLVSPGDRVKRGDKIALVGQTGKATGAHVHYEVRIGLDAPLDPEEFINLD; via the coding sequence TTGGAAGAAACTTACTCAACAACCACCTATGAAAGGCTCCTCATATCCCAATTGAGGTGGAAAAAGCGTATTTTGAAGCTTTTGGACAAGGGGAAACGAAAAGTTAGTTTTGTACTCATCCCAAATAATGAAAAAGCACTCTTCCAGGTGGAAATCTCTCTGGGAATGCTGGTTTTCCTCTCCGCGCTCTCTTCTGCCCTTGTAGGGCTTTCCCTAGTTTTTTTAGTTTATTTTTCCTTTATTTACCAACCGAACCTTTCTTTGGAAAAAAGGACGGAAACCCAACTCACCTCATTTCTATTTTATGACCTGCTTTCCCAGGATTTAACGGAGTCGGTGAAGGATTTGGAAGGAGCAACCGAGGATTTAAACCTATTGGCCTGGGACCAGATTCCTGAAAAAGAAATGATCACCCAAGATTATCTCTTGAAAGAAGAATTTGAAAAAGACGAAACCCAATTGGATTCCAATCTGAATCTTTATAAAGAAGTGGTTACCACCTACAAGGAGTTTGGTGTTCGTTTAGGAAATTTGGTCCCGAATTTTCAAAATGCAATCGATTACCTTTCCATGAGAGAGAGTATTTTTTATTCCATGCCGAGAGGAAGACCCCTGAAACCGGGAGTGGGAGTTGTCACTTCCACATTCGGATACAGAAGTGACCCTTTCGGAATTTTGCCTGTGGGAGAATACCATTCGGGAATTGACTTTGCAGCAGGAGAAGGGACTCCGATTTATGCAACCGGTCCCGGTGTCATAGGAGATGTGGACGCTGCCGCGGGGGGACTGGGACGTTCCGTTCGGATCAATCACGAAAACGGTTTCTTTACTTTATACGGACACTGCTCTCAAGTTTTGGTATCTCCCGGAGACCGCGTGAAACGAGGAGATAAAATCGCGTTAGTCGGTCAAACGGGAAAGGCAACCGGAGCACACGTTCATTACGAAGTACGTATCGGTCTGGATGCTCCTTTGGATCCGGAAGAATTTATCAACCTGGATTAA
- the pcnB gene encoding polynucleotide adenylyltransferase PcnB, with the protein MFKFLTSLFRKKADSVDSFLMYPEGKRYYRETHSIRRTNIDEDAIKIINRLNKFRYKAYLVGGGVRDLLMGKRPKDFDIVTSATPNQIKRVFNNCRIIGKRFKIVHIIFKGKIIEVSTFRSLPEHRLEKHKAENDYLIKRDNSFGTAKEDAARRDFTINSLFYDPKNDSILDYVGGFDDIQKKIVRVIGDPDISFKEDPVRMLRAVKFSVLLGLDIEKKTKLAIKKNRLEMEKSSSARLLEEYNKMFRTWKTSQIFQGLAENFLFEVLFKELVDKLKKNDPEWREHFLETPLGKRLVITDQLLSAREEMTPAIFYSLIFYDLVSDIFSSDEGHLAHNIKDALQPVFERMGIPKREQDNLVKVFISQPRFLVTDDERERQNTFFKKKDYFYDAFMVYKIVALSENNEAAVQSAFFWEISLRQRPKPDSHQFGQQNRKKEKKRPPRKKMRGGRGPHPGRNPNGQDQGSDSESRGNQNQPDSDTPREPRDQNPRRPEKPPADDSED; encoded by the coding sequence ATGTTTAAATTTCTCACATCTCTTTTCCGAAAGAAAGCCGACTCTGTCGATTCCTTTTTGATGTATCCCGAGGGAAAGAGATACTACCGAGAGACACATTCCATCCGCCGTACAAACATTGATGAAGATGCCATAAAAATCATCAACCGTCTGAACAAGTTTCGCTATAAAGCGTATTTGGTAGGTGGAGGGGTGCGTGATCTCCTCATGGGTAAACGCCCAAAAGATTTTGATATTGTGACTAGTGCCACACCGAACCAGATCAAAAGAGTGTTCAATAATTGCCGCATCATTGGCAAAAGATTTAAAATTGTACACATCATTTTTAAGGGTAAGATCATTGAAGTTTCCACTTTCCGTTCCCTCCCGGAACACAGATTGGAAAAACACAAGGCTGAAAACGATTACTTAATCAAAAGAGACAATTCCTTCGGGACCGCAAAGGAAGACGCCGCTAGACGCGACTTTACCATCAATTCATTGTTCTACGACCCTAAAAACGATTCCATTCTGGATTACGTCGGTGGGTTTGATGACATCCAAAAAAAAATCGTCCGAGTGATCGGCGATCCAGACATTTCTTTCAAAGAAGATCCGGTCAGAATGCTCAGAGCAGTAAAGTTCTCCGTATTACTCGGGTTAGATATTGAAAAGAAAACAAAACTTGCTATCAAAAAGAATCGCCTGGAAATGGAGAAATCCTCTTCCGCAAGGTTACTTGAAGAATACAATAAAATGTTCCGCACTTGGAAAACTTCTCAAATCTTCCAAGGTTTGGCTGAAAATTTTCTTTTTGAAGTTCTATTCAAAGAACTAGTTGATAAGCTGAAAAAAAACGATCCGGAATGGAGAGAACATTTTCTCGAAACTCCTCTCGGAAAACGTTTAGTCATCACGGATCAGTTGTTATCTGCCAGAGAGGAGATGACTCCTGCCATCTTCTATTCCTTGATTTTTTATGATTTGGTAAGCGATATCTTTTCCTCCGACGAAGGACATCTTGCCCATAATATCAAAGATGCTCTTCAACCTGTGTTCGAGAGAATGGGAATTCCGAAACGGGAACAGGACAATCTTGTTAAGGTGTTTATCAGCCAACCTAGATTTCTCGTGACTGATGATGAAAGAGAAAGACAAAATACTTTCTTCAAAAAGAAAGATTACTTCTACGATGCCTTTATGGTGTACAAGATTGTCGCTCTTTCCGAAAATAACGAAGCTGCAGTTCAATCCGCTTTCTTTTGGGAAATTTCCTTACGGCAAAGACCGAAACCGGATTCCCATCAGTTCGGCCAACAAAACCGTAAAAAAGAAAAGAAACGTCCGCCTCGCAAAAAAATGAGGGGAGGACGAGGACCGCATCCCGGAAGAAACCCGAATGGACAAGACCAGGGTTCGGATTCCGAATCCCGAGGAAATCAAAACCAACCGGATTCCGATACTCCGAGAGAACCTAGAGACCAGAATCCACGTCGCCCGGAAAAACCACCGGCGGACGATAGCGAAGATTAA
- a CDS encoding hybrid sensor histidine kinase/response regulator: MFAKKTKILLLEDDLSTQELYGAILKKEGAEILSFTTSKAAINHCEASKLESEDIIITDLGLPDGDGADFVRYVRSIHKTIPILVISANEQLSVVIDVMRENVQDYLIKPIDRKKLVNKVQSILSRTEIDFSRWIYEKEKIISLEKLLDWYSFKNRAMEKGDFDKKTLHKNLFQTLRTSLSQGAGFGILMQIIDIIKAMEKDGKGHYLLQEEIVEILEENASYANRIVDTFSEIEDIIFDRVKTEPTEVQDIFVILDTAKMNLEDMLKNKDQTILIGKPDNRKYDQAKVLLNRTLFTKIITELLLNAMKFSAVGSKITILIYTEKDEISLSFINVMNSDNGVGEALPNELHNLLFEPFFRLNKNNYDAYKTLDFGLGLSFVREAITKFGGTVQVANLTDYSKDSKEAKVEFKIKLPYI, translated from the coding sequence GTGTTCGCAAAAAAGACGAAGATATTGCTTCTAGAGGATGATCTCAGCACACAGGAGTTGTACGGTGCGATTCTGAAAAAAGAAGGGGCTGAAATACTTTCTTTTACTACGAGTAAAGCTGCCATCAATCATTGCGAAGCATCCAAGTTAGAAAGTGAAGACATCATTATCACAGATCTCGGTCTCCCAGACGGAGATGGCGCTGATTTTGTCAGATACGTTCGTTCGATTCATAAAACGATTCCCATTCTTGTTATTTCCGCGAATGAACAATTGAGTGTCGTTATCGATGTAATGAGGGAAAATGTTCAGGACTATCTGATCAAACCGATTGATCGAAAAAAATTAGTGAACAAGGTCCAATCGATACTTTCACGAACGGAAATAGATTTTTCCAGATGGATTTATGAAAAAGAGAAAATTATTTCTTTGGAAAAACTTTTGGATTGGTACAGTTTCAAAAATCGCGCGATGGAAAAAGGCGATTTCGATAAAAAAACCCTTCATAAAAATTTATTCCAAACATTGAGAACAAGCCTTTCCCAAGGAGCGGGTTTCGGTATTCTTATGCAGATTATCGATATAATCAAGGCAATGGAAAAAGATGGGAAAGGACATTATTTGCTCCAGGAGGAAATCGTTGAAATATTAGAAGAAAATGCCAGTTATGCGAATCGGATTGTAGATACTTTTTCTGAAATAGAAGATATTATTTTTGATAGGGTTAAAACCGAGCCGACTGAAGTGCAGGATATTTTCGTAATCTTGGACACAGCGAAGATGAATCTCGAAGATATGCTGAAAAATAAAGACCAAACCATTCTGATAGGAAAGCCTGATAACCGTAAATACGATCAAGCTAAGGTATTGTTAAATCGGACTCTTTTCACTAAAATTATAACGGAATTACTTTTAAATGCGATGAAGTTTTCCGCTGTAGGATCTAAAATTACGATTTTGATCTATACGGAAAAAGATGAAATCTCTCTTTCCTTTATCAATGTGATGAATTCTGATAATGGAGTTGGTGAAGCATTGCCCAACGAGCTACATAACTTATTATTCGAGCCTTTTTTCCGTTTAAATAAAAACAATTACGATGCATATAAAACTTTGGATTTCGGTCTCGGATTGAGTTTTGTTCGTGAGGCTATTACTAAATTCGGAGGGACTGTCCAGGTGGCAAACTTAACGGATTACTCGAAAGATTCAAAAGAGGCAAAAGTAGAATTTAAAATCAAATTACCTTATATATAA
- the thiL gene encoding thiamine-phosphate kinase: MKESEIIHTLFPKQDFPEDDCYFLAPDTLVTTDSLVEGTHFLHQWSSPAQIAEKLIEVNVSDIAASGGLPNLCFLNLGLSKHSKEAVWVKEFSKALLKRLKKYKMDLVGGDTFYSKTTHLTLTVFGKTSRPWFRNGGKDGDYLYLTGSLGDSQLGLNILSKGKVRDLTRYKASIRKHLSPESKIELIPHLQKYAIHACMDITDGLIQDSLRLSLASRGKLEIHMEDLPISPLIRKELGWDGALSSGEELELLFLSPSELPSKIEGIPISKIGRFRSSRKTEVTYILDGSVYIPKKLGFLHFKN, encoded by the coding sequence TTGAAAGAATCCGAGATCATTCATACCCTATTTCCGAAACAGGATTTCCCCGAAGATGATTGTTATTTTCTGGCACCGGATACCCTTGTCACTACAGATTCTTTGGTGGAAGGAACTCATTTTCTGCACCAGTGGTCTTCTCCCGCTCAAATCGCAGAAAAATTAATCGAAGTCAATGTTTCCGACATCGCAGCTTCCGGGGGACTGCCTAATTTATGCTTTTTGAATCTGGGTTTATCCAAACATTCGAAAGAAGCCGTTTGGGTGAAGGAATTCAGCAAAGCGCTTCTGAAACGTTTGAAAAAATACAAAATGGATTTGGTTGGAGGAGATACTTTTTATTCCAAAACCACTCATTTGACTTTGACTGTTTTTGGCAAAACCTCTCGGCCTTGGTTTCGAAACGGAGGAAAGGACGGGGACTATCTTTATCTTACCGGTTCCCTGGGGGATTCTCAGTTAGGGCTCAACATTCTGAGCAAGGGAAAAGTTAGAGATCTAACCCGATACAAAGCTTCCATTCGCAAACACCTAAGTCCCGAATCTAAAATAGAATTGATCCCTCATTTGCAAAAATACGCGATCCATGCTTGTATGGATATCACCGATGGACTCATCCAGGACAGTCTTAGATTGTCCCTTGCCTCCCGGGGAAAATTGGAAATTCATATGGAGGACTTACCCATATCTCCTCTCATTCGAAAGGAACTGGGATGGGACGGAGCCTTGTCTTCCGGAGAAGAATTGGAACTATTGTTTTTATCACCTTCCGAATTGCCTTCGAAAATCGAAGGAATTCCCATTTCCAAAATAGGAAGATTCCGTTCCTCTCGCAAAACAGAAGTTACTTATATACTTGACGGATCAGTCTATATTCCGAAGAAATTAGGTTTTTTGCATTTCAAAAATTAG
- the rplM gene encoding 50S ribosomal protein L13 yields MELLSKAHKTPSLKKEEILKQWFVVDATDKTLGRLASQVATRLRGKHKSTFTPNQDCGDNIIIINASKVAVTGRKSEQKIYYHHSRYPGGMTAIAFHKLIQENPERIITEAVKGMLPKSKLGDQMLRNCRVFAGAEHNLSAQKPLKLELK; encoded by the coding sequence ATGGAACTATTGTCTAAAGCCCACAAGACACCTTCTTTGAAAAAAGAAGAAATATTAAAACAGTGGTTTGTTGTGGACGCTACTGATAAAACACTTGGACGCCTAGCGAGCCAAGTTGCCACTCGTTTGAGAGGCAAACACAAATCCACATTTACTCCCAATCAAGATTGCGGAGACAATATCATTATCATCAATGCTTCTAAAGTAGCAGTGACTGGTCGTAAATCGGAACAAAAGATTTACTATCATCACTCTCGTTACCCGGGCGGTATGACTGCGATTGCTTTTCATAAATTGATTCAAGAAAATCCCGAAAGAATCATAACTGAAGCGGTAAAAGGTATGCTTCCTAAATCAAAGTTAGGCGATCAAATGCTTCGCAATTGCAGAGTGTTTGCCGGCGCTGAGCACAACTTGAGCGCACAAAAGCCTCTTAAACTGGAGTTAAAATAA
- the rpsI gene encoding 30S ribosomal protein S9: MAAKPIWAVGRRKTSVARARISAGSGKITVNQKDVTEYIKNGEHLVRRALEPLFTLDARDKYDILLNVSGGGVVGQVGAIRHAVARALVAFNEAFKPALKKEGFLTRDNRMVERKKYGLRKARRGTQFSKR, from the coding sequence ATGGCAGCTAAACCAATTTGGGCAGTCGGTCGTCGTAAAACATCTGTTGCGCGAGCAAGAATTTCCGCAGGTTCCGGTAAGATTACTGTAAACCAAAAAGATGTAACTGAATATATCAAAAACGGAGAACATTTGGTTCGTCGTGCACTTGAGCCTCTATTTACATTGGATGCTCGTGATAAATACGATATTCTTTTGAACGTATCCGGTGGTGGAGTTGTAGGACAAGTAGGTGCGATTCGTCACGCTGTGGCTCGTGCTCTTGTTGCTTTCAATGAAGCTTTCAAACCTGCTTTGAAAAAAGAAGGATTTCTTACACGTGACAATCGTATGGTGGAGCGTAAAAAATACGGTCTACGCAAAGCGAGAAGAGGAACTCAGTTCTCTAAACGTTAA
- a CDS encoding MFS transporter: MNLILFYLAFGIGTLAGSSFLYTLVIFSQSFPTFHGFSGIVFFFLFLPFPLIFLGTGYLLDRYSKKWVLFSFQALHVLAAFLVFCFADWLTQNPLFLLPVAFLNGIAMTTVLPGRMAILRDIAPHHRLVFHTIAGNLVLILFFGINPIIIGSLKESLSFSELFGLLGSMNLFSMFLLIFVRITEVTHKIEGIRFNFSEVKEFLLNDIVSRQVMYVAILTMLALGPIQVLLPLYVRDILGLGEFSRGKVLAPLGIGLFFGGALSMILHKRENKGKILLLLLIFSSVLFIGFFPFQKAWITSFSLFLFGIAGGVLSSLLPAILQKRAEDRVRGRLLSLYTVCFQFTPAVSGLVSAFLGDAFGILVAFSYLGGFFLIASILSFFVYSELREA; encoded by the coding sequence ATGAACCTAATTCTTTTTTACCTGGCTTTCGGAATCGGAACCCTTGCCGGGAGTTCTTTTCTATACACTCTGGTGATCTTTAGCCAAAGTTTTCCTACCTTCCACGGATTTTCGGGAATCGTTTTCTTCTTTCTGTTTCTACCGTTTCCTTTGATTTTTCTCGGAACAGGATACCTGCTTGATCGTTATTCTAAAAAATGGGTTCTATTTTCTTTCCAGGCTTTGCATGTTCTGGCAGCCTTTTTGGTCTTTTGTTTTGCCGACTGGCTGACTCAGAATCCACTCTTCCTTCTTCCCGTTGCTTTTCTGAACGGAATCGCTATGACGACGGTTTTGCCGGGAAGGATGGCAATCCTTCGGGATATTGCACCTCATCATCGTTTGGTGTTTCACACGATTGCGGGCAACTTGGTATTGATTTTATTTTTCGGAATCAATCCGATCATCATCGGCTCCTTGAAAGAGAGTCTTAGTTTTTCGGAACTCTTCGGGCTTTTGGGAAGTATGAACTTATTCAGTATGTTTTTACTGATTTTTGTTCGAATCACCGAAGTGACTCATAAGATAGAGGGGATTCGTTTTAATTTTTCCGAAGTAAAAGAATTTCTTTTGAATGATATCGTTTCCAGGCAGGTGATGTATGTCGCGATCCTGACTATGCTTGCACTCGGTCCGATCCAGGTGTTGCTTCCTTTGTATGTAAGAGATATTTTGGGGCTGGGGGAATTTTCCCGAGGGAAGGTATTGGCTCCCTTGGGGATCGGGTTATTTTTCGGAGGAGCTCTCAGTATGATCCTTCACAAAAGAGAGAATAAAGGTAAGATATTACTTTTACTTTTGATTTTTTCTTCGGTACTGTTTATCGGATTTTTCCCGTTTCAAAAAGCTTGGATCACTTCTTTTTCTTTATTTCTATTTGGGATCGCAGGTGGAGTTCTTTCCAGTCTATTGCCTGCCATTCTGCAAAAACGTGCGGAAGATCGTGTGAGAGGTAGACTCCTTTCCCTTTATACCGTTTGTTTTCAATTCACTCCTGCAGTGTCCGGACTTGTTTCCGCCTTTTTGGGAGACGCTTTCGGGATTTTGGTGGCCTTCTCTTATTTGGGAGGTTTTTTTCTCATCGCGAGTATACTTTCTTTTTTTGTTTATTCTGAATTAAGAGAGGCTTAA